Within Myxococcales bacterium, the genomic segment TCGCAATATGGCACAAGAATTGGCTGGCAAAGACATTGTGTGGTTCGCCATCAATTCAGGCGGCAAAGATCGGCAAGGCCACGGGGTTGAAAGGAACCGCACAGCCGCGAAGCAGTTTGGAATAAAGCATCCGATTCTCCTCGATGAAAGCGGCAAGGTCGGCAAACTCTACGGCGCCAAGAGCACGCCGCACATGTTTATCATCGATAGCAAAGGCGTGTTGGCGTACGTCGGCGCTCTTGATAATGCGCCACTTGGAGCCATTGAAGGCAACTCGCATATCAACTATGTCGCGAATGCCATAAAAGAGTTGCGCTCAGGCAAACGCGTGTCCGTATCTAAAACCAACGCTTACGGATGCAGCGTCAAGTACGCCCGCTAAAAGGTCCCGACGCGAGGAGCCGCTCATGTCGTCTCGACCTGTGCCGTAACCACAGCGTATCACGCGCCGATAGGCGGCGTGGCGGATCGGGTGGTGCGCTTGGCACCCAGGCCCGTGATGTGTATGCCCTAGTCAGTTCGCAATGACAATTTCGAGAGATGAGCCTTTTGCTTGAACCCGATAAGCGGGTGTCTTGCCTGGCTTAAAGAGTACACTAAGCTCGGAACGATCGCCGTGATTGAGGATCGCAGCACGCAAAACCTTGGCATGCGCTTGGGCCAGCGAACCAGCTTTGTCCAAGGAGAGTGCACCGGGAATGATCACCCGAAACCCATCGGCGAGACGGGTTCCTTTAAGTTCGGTCATATTGCGAGACATTCTTAGGGACAATCGCGTACCGTTTGACAGTTTGGCGGTGCCAAACGTTTTGCTGCCGGCTTGGGATGCGATGGTTCTTGGTGCTGGAGCTCGGGTTTCTCCGGGCGCCCGAGAAGGACGACTCTGAACTGCTTGAAGTTCCTTGATGTGAGGAGGGCGATTGGTCTTCGCAGCCGCATCCGCCACGCTGGGGTAGCGGGTGGGCGCCACGGGCCCTGCCTCATACGAGGGTGCCGGCAATGCACTTTCGAGCAATGGGTCAACCCCTCGCGCGCTTTCTGTCTTGAGTGCATCCACGGGTCTCTCCGCAGGCAACTCATCAAGCTCGGTGCCGTAGTCCGCTTCAGCCAGCTGATCGTCGCCGATGCGGCCGGAAAGGGCGGTCGCCC encodes:
- a CDS encoding redoxin domain-containing protein — encoded protein: MSSQARANLSLILVLLVTASGAFGQNGSTDKLIGPSTARADAPGAPQPSGAKGAAASLDKRAPDFLLADLGGKQVKLSDYAGKIVVLEWFNPDCPFIKFAHSKGPLRNMAQELAGKDIVWFAINSGGKDRQGHGVERNRTAAKQFGIKHPILLDESGKVGKLYGAKSTPHMFIIDSKGVLAYVGALDNAPLGAIEGNSHINYVANAIKELRSGKRVSVSKTNAYGCSVKYAR